From Fibrobacter sp. UWR3, one genomic window encodes:
- a CDS encoding MauE/DoxX family redox-associated membrane protein: protein MVECFEKNNIKRTIASAVVLLIATFFVAFGVAEISFPESILTFTDHDWLLDIWPKAYRYNIHLGVAACVICGLLVIPAIKLQKDFAIRALEVLCRFGIGGMFIFASIFKIQDPHQFATLVAQYQFFSALHVDFVNNFFALVYPQFELWFGLAMIFTPFVKESAFAIFWMFVSFIIALAWALWNDLGITCGCFELEGAQDKAEAWTSLIRDLILIWPTLWLAMRKNRSLIGVWRR from the coding sequence ATGGTCGAATGCTTTGAAAAGAACAACATCAAGCGTACGATTGCCTCTGCGGTCGTCCTCCTTATTGCAACCTTCTTTGTCGCCTTCGGTGTGGCCGAAATCAGTTTCCCCGAAAGCATCCTCACGTTCACCGACCACGATTGGCTTTTGGACATCTGGCCCAAGGCCTACCGCTACAACATCCACCTGGGTGTTGCCGCCTGCGTCATTTGTGGCCTGCTCGTAATTCCGGCCATCAAGCTGCAAAAGGATTTCGCCATCCGCGCCCTTGAAGTGCTCTGCAGGTTCGGCATCGGCGGCATGTTCATATTCGCCTCCATCTTCAAGATTCAGGACCCGCACCAGTTCGCGACTCTCGTAGCGCAGTACCAGTTCTTCTCAGCACTGCACGTGGATTTCGTGAACAACTTCTTCGCGCTAGTTTATCCGCAATTTGAACTCTGGTTCGGGCTTGCAATGATTTTCACGCCCTTCGTGAAAGAATCCGCGTTCGCCATCTTCTGGATGTTCGTGAGTTTCATCATCGCGCTCGCCTGGGCGCTCTGGAACGACCTAGGCATCACTTGCGGGTGCTTCGAACTCGAAGGCGCGCAGGACAAGGCCGAAGCCTGGACTAGCCTCATCCGCGACCTGATTCTCATCTGGCCCACGCTGTGGCTTGCAATGCGCAAGAACCGTAGCCTCATCGGCGTTTGGCGCCGATAA